A region of Kribbella sp. NBC_01245 DNA encodes the following proteins:
- a CDS encoding NUDIX hydrolase, translating to MTAVPPQPTLTDGEITLRPWREDDIDIAHGLADDEISRWFDFEGLPPREGLADAVERWHRLYDENRSTVNFVIELEGETGPAGNVEVRQTAPGVGELSWTTYEPYRGRRIAPRAVRMLTVYAFGELGLDRVHAEVDAENRASIAVAVRAGLRREGRLRGSATLQGARRDMLVFGLQKDDPAPDTLPGWTAQMDTLLPKKRVIAHVVVRDTANRILLCTTGFKRDLELPGGVVEPNEDPAAGARREVVEELGMELPVGQVVAIDWLPPWQGWGDAIEILYDGGVHPPELLEQLQPDGREILKADWYNAEDLKGLVSPLNERRLPRVLAEPNRLHQLRDGNPE from the coding sequence GTGACCGCCGTACCGCCGCAGCCGACCCTGACCGATGGCGAGATCACGCTGCGCCCGTGGCGTGAGGACGATATCGACATCGCGCACGGCCTGGCCGATGACGAGATCTCGCGCTGGTTCGACTTCGAGGGCCTGCCGCCCCGGGAGGGCCTCGCGGACGCGGTCGAGCGCTGGCACCGGCTGTACGACGAGAACCGGTCCACGGTGAACTTTGTGATCGAGCTCGAGGGCGAGACCGGGCCGGCCGGCAACGTCGAGGTCCGGCAGACCGCGCCCGGGGTCGGCGAGCTGTCCTGGACGACGTACGAGCCGTATCGCGGCCGCCGGATCGCGCCTCGCGCCGTCCGGATGCTCACGGTGTACGCCTTCGGTGAGCTCGGGCTCGACCGGGTTCACGCCGAGGTGGACGCCGAGAACCGGGCCTCGATCGCAGTGGCCGTCCGTGCCGGCTTGAGGCGCGAGGGACGTCTACGCGGCTCGGCGACCCTCCAAGGCGCCAGGCGCGACATGCTGGTCTTCGGCCTGCAGAAGGACGACCCGGCGCCGGACACGCTCCCCGGCTGGACTGCCCAGATGGACACGCTGCTGCCGAAGAAACGCGTCATCGCGCACGTGGTCGTCCGGGACACCGCCAACCGGATTCTGCTCTGCACCACCGGCTTCAAGCGCGACCTGGAACTCCCGGGCGGCGTGGTCGAGCCGAACGAGGACCCGGCCGCCGGCGCCCGTCGCGAGGTGGTGGAAGAACTCGGCATGGAACTACCCGTCGGCCAGGTCGTCGCGATCGACTGGCTGCCGCCGTGGCAGGGCTGGGGCGACGCGATCGAGATCCTGTACGACGGCGGCGTGCATCCGCCCGAGCTGCTCGAACAGCTCCAGCCGGACGGCCGGGAGATCCTCAAGGCCGACTGGTACAACGCCGAAGACCTCAAAGGCCTCGTATCACCCCTGAACGAACGACGCCTTCCGCGCGTACTGGCCGAGCCGAACCGCCTGCACCAACTCCGCGACGGCAACCCGGAGTAA
- the glgB gene encoding 1,4-alpha-glucan branching protein GlgB, which produces MESSERQITPVPVDSGQLERLVSGTNHDPHQVLGPHLGEESVTLRVLRPFAKSVAAVVDGQRTELEHEFDGIWVGVLNTPTVPDYRLEVAYGDAPAQEVDDPYRYLPSLGEMDLHLIGEGRHEQLWSVLGAHVRRYEGPTGVVTGTSFAVWAPNAQGVRITADFNFWDGRAHPMRSMGSSGVWELFVPGVGSGTRYKYDICGRDGVWRQKADPMANLAETPPANASVVFESTYEWKDDEWLAKRASSQAYAEPMSVYELHLGSWRKGRSYTDLATELVDYVSEMGFTHVELMPVMEHPFGGSWGYQVTSYFAPTSRFGNPDDFRFLVDALHQAGIGVIVDWVPAHFPKDAWALARFDGTPLYEHPDPRRGEQPDWGTLVFDFGRPQVRNFLVANALYWAEEFHIDGLRVDAVASMLYLDYSRSEGQWVPNQFGGRENLEAVSFLQEMNATIYRRVPGVVTIAEESTSWPGVTRATHLGGLGFGFKWNMGWMNDSLRYLEHDPIHRQYHHHELTFSMMYAYSENFVLPLSHDEVVHGKGSLLRKMPGDRWKQLANLRAYLSMMWAHPGKQLLFMGCEFGQESEWSEKGELDWWLLDHSDHQGMQRLVKDLNGIYRANDALWGTDHDPERFSWIDANDAANNVFSFVRFSPNGSAIACVVNYSAVPHYGYRLGLPFEGHWTEVLNSDAQEYGGSGVGNLGGVTAGGPEWHGMASSAELSVPPLGAVWLSYTPASTTPTIDEG; this is translated from the coding sequence ATGGAATCGAGCGAGCGTCAGATCACTCCCGTACCGGTCGACAGTGGTCAGCTCGAACGACTTGTCAGTGGGACCAATCACGACCCGCATCAGGTGCTCGGTCCGCACCTCGGCGAGGAGTCCGTGACGTTGCGGGTGCTCCGGCCGTTCGCCAAGAGTGTCGCCGCTGTGGTAGACGGGCAGCGGACCGAGCTTGAGCACGAGTTCGACGGCATCTGGGTGGGCGTGCTGAATACGCCGACCGTGCCGGACTATCGGCTAGAGGTGGCGTACGGCGATGCTCCCGCGCAGGAGGTCGACGACCCGTACCGCTATCTCCCGTCGTTAGGCGAGATGGACCTGCACCTCATCGGTGAAGGACGGCACGAGCAGCTCTGGAGTGTGCTGGGCGCGCATGTGCGGCGCTACGAGGGTCCGACCGGCGTCGTGACCGGGACTTCGTTCGCGGTCTGGGCGCCGAATGCGCAGGGCGTGCGAATCACCGCCGACTTCAACTTCTGGGATGGCCGGGCGCATCCGATGCGCTCGATGGGCTCGTCTGGCGTGTGGGAGCTGTTCGTCCCGGGCGTCGGATCCGGCACGCGCTACAAGTACGACATCTGCGGGCGGGATGGCGTCTGGCGGCAGAAGGCCGACCCGATGGCCAACTTGGCCGAGACTCCCCCGGCGAACGCGTCGGTCGTGTTCGAGTCGACGTACGAGTGGAAAGACGACGAATGGCTGGCGAAACGGGCCAGCTCGCAGGCTTATGCCGAGCCGATGAGCGTGTACGAGTTGCACCTCGGGTCGTGGCGTAAGGGCCGGTCGTACACCGATCTCGCCACCGAACTGGTCGACTACGTGAGCGAGATGGGGTTCACGCACGTCGAGTTGATGCCGGTGATGGAGCACCCGTTCGGCGGTTCGTGGGGGTACCAGGTCACGTCGTACTTCGCGCCGACCTCGCGGTTCGGGAATCCCGACGACTTCCGGTTCCTGGTCGATGCGCTGCACCAGGCCGGTATCGGCGTGATCGTGGACTGGGTGCCCGCGCATTTCCCGAAGGACGCTTGGGCGCTGGCGCGATTCGACGGCACCCCGCTGTACGAGCACCCGGATCCGCGCCGCGGCGAACAACCGGACTGGGGCACGCTGGTCTTCGACTTCGGCCGGCCACAGGTGCGCAACTTCCTGGTCGCGAATGCGCTCTACTGGGCGGAGGAGTTCCACATCGACGGCCTGCGGGTCGACGCGGTGGCCTCGATGCTGTACCTCGACTACTCCCGCAGTGAAGGCCAGTGGGTACCGAACCAGTTCGGCGGCCGGGAGAACCTCGAGGCCGTCTCGTTCCTGCAGGAGATGAACGCCACGATCTACCGGCGCGTGCCGGGCGTCGTGACGATCGCCGAGGAGTCGACCTCTTGGCCGGGCGTCACCCGGGCCACGCATCTGGGCGGTCTCGGCTTCGGGTTCAAGTGGAACATGGGCTGGATGAACGACTCGCTCCGCTATCTGGAGCATGACCCGATCCACCGGCAGTACCACCACCACGAGCTGACGTTCTCGATGATGTACGCCTACTCGGAGAACTTCGTGCTGCCGCTCTCGCACGACGAGGTGGTGCACGGTAAGGGTTCGCTGCTGCGCAAGATGCCGGGCGATCGGTGGAAGCAGCTCGCCAACCTCCGGGCGTACCTGTCGATGATGTGGGCCCACCCGGGTAAGCAACTGCTGTTCATGGGCTGCGAGTTCGGCCAGGAGTCGGAGTGGTCCGAGAAGGGCGAGCTCGACTGGTGGCTGCTGGACCACAGCGACCACCAGGGCATGCAGCGGCTGGTCAAGGACCTGAACGGGATCTACCGCGCCAACGACGCGTTGTGGGGCACCGATCACGACCCGGAGCGCTTCTCCTGGATCGACGCGAATGATGCCGCCAACAACGTTTTCTCGTTCGTGCGGTTCAGCCCGAACGGCTCGGCCATCGCGTGCGTGGTGAACTACTCGGCCGTGCCGCACTACGGGTACCGGCTGGGTCTGCCGTTCGAGGGCCACTGGACCGAGGTGCTGAACTCGGACGCCCAGGAGTACGGCGGTTCCGGGGTCGGCAACCTCGGTGGCGTCACCGCCGGCGGTCCGGAGTGGCACGGGATGGCCAGCAGCGCCGAGCTTTCCGTACCCCCGCTCGGCGCCGTCTGGCTCAGCTACACCCCCGCTTCGACCACCCCGACGATCGACGAGGGCTAA
- a CDS encoding maltokinase N-terminal cap-like domain-containing protein, with translation MTSHLDQVQSFCTGQRWFGEKGHDVHVDAMATSAWLSDKGVWPAVRIGFVYCAGPPGAEAAIRVYQLPLSYHREPVENMGHALIGDWDEQDLGDTQVWVYDALHDKEATPYWLDALTHGRTLDGLVFHPVHAPEHATVVPEDSQSLVLTVEQSNTSLVFGDVALLKVFRRLEPGSNPGVEIESALTEAGSDLVPEVLGSVRGSWPRAGGGTDSGDLAMMTAFQRSATDGWNYASTSVRDLYAEADLHAEEVGGDFAGESHRLGSTTAAVHLELAKALGTDVWEPAEMVKHAAAMRRRLTVAVEAVPELGEFAEGLGRAFDALAEYDDAVLVQRIHGDFHLGQTLRTIDGWKLIDFEGEPAKSLVERRALDTPIKDIAGMLRSFDYAAKSLLADHPGDQQIAYRSGEWANRNRRAFCEGYAEVYGSDPREQGVLLRAFTADKVIYETLYEARNRPSWLPIPLTAAAQLSHE, from the coding sequence GTGACTTCGCATCTGGACCAGGTCCAGTCCTTCTGTACCGGCCAGCGCTGGTTCGGTGAGAAGGGACATGACGTCCATGTCGACGCGATGGCCACGTCCGCGTGGCTGTCGGACAAGGGCGTCTGGCCCGCGGTCCGGATCGGATTCGTCTACTGCGCCGGTCCGCCCGGCGCGGAGGCGGCCATCAGGGTCTACCAGTTGCCCTTGAGCTATCACCGTGAACCGGTGGAGAACATGGGCCACGCCCTGATCGGCGACTGGGACGAGCAGGATCTCGGCGACACCCAGGTCTGGGTGTACGACGCGCTGCACGACAAGGAGGCCACGCCGTACTGGCTGGACGCCCTCACCCATGGGCGGACGCTGGACGGCCTGGTCTTCCACCCCGTGCACGCGCCGGAGCACGCCACGGTCGTGCCCGAGGACTCCCAGTCGCTGGTGCTGACGGTCGAGCAGAGCAACACGTCGCTGGTCTTCGGCGACGTGGCCCTGCTGAAGGTGTTCCGCCGGCTCGAACCGGGCAGCAACCCCGGGGTCGAGATCGAGTCGGCGCTCACCGAGGCGGGTTCCGACCTGGTGCCCGAGGTGCTCGGCTCGGTGCGCGGTTCCTGGCCACGCGCCGGTGGCGGTACCGATTCGGGTGACCTGGCGATGATGACAGCGTTCCAGAGGTCGGCGACCGACGGCTGGAACTACGCATCCACCTCGGTCCGGGATCTGTACGCCGAGGCCGATCTGCACGCCGAAGAGGTCGGTGGCGACTTCGCCGGCGAATCCCACCGCCTCGGTTCCACCACCGCCGCCGTCCACCTCGAGCTGGCCAAGGCCCTCGGCACGGACGTGTGGGAGCCGGCGGAGATGGTCAAGCACGCCGCCGCCATGCGTCGTCGTCTGACCGTGGCCGTCGAGGCCGTGCCCGAGCTGGGCGAATTCGCCGAAGGACTGGGCCGGGCCTTCGATGCCCTCGCCGAGTACGACGATGCCGTGCTGGTGCAGCGGATCCACGGCGACTTCCACCTCGGTCAGACCCTGCGCACGATCGACGGCTGGAAGCTGATCGACTTCGAAGGCGAACCGGCCAAGTCCCTGGTGGAACGGCGCGCCCTCGACACCCCGATCAAGGACATCGCCGGCATGCTCCGGTCGTTCGACTACGCCGCCAAGAGTCTGCTCGCCGATCACCCGGGCGACCAGCAAATCGCTTACCGGTCAGGCGAATGGGCCAACCGCAACCGTCGCGCGTTCTGCGAGGGCTATGCCGAGGTCTACGGCAGCGACCCACGCGAGCAGGGCGTGCTGCTGCGAGCCTTCACCGCGGACAAGGTCATCTACGAAACGTTGTACGAGGCACGCAACCGCCCGTCGTGGCTCCCGATCCCGCTCACCGCGGCCGCCCAACTGAGTCACGAATAA
- the treS gene encoding maltose alpha-D-glucosyltransferase — protein MLPDQHPGLSHGLPKSDPLWFKRAVFYEVLVRSFKDSNADGIGDLQGLTEKLDYLEWLGVDCLWLPPFYPSPLRDGGYDISDYTGVMPEVGTIADFAAFMEAAHARGIRIIVDFVMNHTSDQHPWFQASRNDPDGPFGDFYVWSDTDTAYSDARIIFVDTEVSNWTWDPVRGQYFWHRFYSNQPDLNFENPAVGDAMIEALKFWLDLGVDGFRLDAVPYLFEEEGTNCENLPRTHEFLKRVRKEVDANYTDRVMLCEANQWPADVVEYFGDRDSGGDECQMAFHFPVMPRIFMGVRRESRYPISEILAQTPQIPDTCQWGIFLRNHDELTLEMVTDEERDYMWGEYAQDPRMKANIGIRRRLAPLLDNDVNRMELFTSMLLSLPGSPILYYGDEIGMGDNIWLGDRDGVRTPMQWSPDRNASFSTATPGKLHLPVIMDPVYGYQAVNVEAEMENSSSLLHWTRRMIQTRKQHPCFGMGTFTDLGGSNPSVLSYIREFGDDVVLCVNNLSRFPQPIELDLRQYQGVEPVELLGGVHFPTIGELPYLLTLGAHGFYWFRLPVNREESSS, from the coding sequence ATGTTGCCGGATCAGCACCCGGGCCTATCCCATGGGCTGCCGAAGAGTGATCCGCTGTGGTTCAAGCGGGCTGTCTTCTACGAAGTGCTGGTGCGGTCCTTCAAGGACTCCAACGCCGATGGCATCGGCGACCTGCAGGGCCTGACCGAGAAACTCGACTATCTCGAGTGGCTCGGAGTGGACTGCCTCTGGCTGCCGCCGTTCTACCCTTCACCCCTGCGTGACGGTGGCTATGACATCTCGGACTACACCGGTGTGATGCCGGAGGTCGGCACGATCGCCGACTTCGCCGCTTTCATGGAGGCCGCGCACGCTCGCGGCATCCGGATCATCGTCGACTTCGTCATGAACCACACCTCGGACCAGCACCCCTGGTTCCAGGCCTCGCGCAACGATCCGGACGGACCCTTCGGCGACTTCTACGTCTGGTCCGACACCGACACCGCTTACAGCGACGCGCGCATCATCTTCGTCGACACCGAGGTCTCCAACTGGACCTGGGACCCGGTCCGCGGGCAGTACTTCTGGCACCGGTTCTACTCGAACCAGCCGGACCTGAACTTCGAGAACCCGGCCGTCGGCGACGCCATGATCGAGGCGCTGAAGTTCTGGCTGGACCTCGGCGTGGACGGTTTCCGCCTCGACGCCGTGCCGTACCTCTTCGAGGAGGAGGGCACCAACTGCGAGAACCTGCCCAGGACGCACGAGTTCCTGAAGCGGGTCCGCAAGGAGGTCGACGCCAACTACACCGACCGCGTCATGCTCTGCGAGGCGAACCAGTGGCCCGCGGATGTGGTCGAGTACTTCGGCGATCGCGACTCCGGTGGTGACGAGTGCCAGATGGCCTTCCACTTCCCGGTGATGCCGCGCATCTTCATGGGCGTGCGGCGGGAGTCGCGCTACCCGATCTCGGAGATCCTGGCCCAGACCCCGCAGATCCCCGACACCTGTCAGTGGGGCATCTTCCTGCGCAACCACGACGAGTTGACGCTGGAGATGGTCACCGATGAGGAGCGGGACTACATGTGGGGTGAGTACGCCCAGGACCCGCGGATGAAGGCGAACATCGGTATCCGCCGCCGGCTCGCGCCGTTGCTCGACAACGACGTGAACCGGATGGAGCTGTTCACCTCGATGCTGCTGTCGTTGCCGGGATCACCGATCCTGTACTACGGCGACGAGATCGGCATGGGCGACAACATCTGGCTCGGTGACCGTGACGGTGTGCGGACGCCGATGCAGTGGTCCCCCGACCGGAACGCGTCGTTCTCGACCGCCACCCCGGGCAAACTGCATCTGCCGGTGATCATGGATCCCGTCTACGGCTACCAGGCGGTGAACGTCGAGGCCGAGATGGAGAACTCCTCGTCGCTGCTGCACTGGACCCGGCGGATGATCCAGACCCGTAAGCAGCACCCCTGTTTCGGCATGGGTACCTTCACCGACCTGGGCGGTTCCAACCCGAGCGTGCTGTCGTACATCCGGGAGTTCGGCGATGACGTGGTGCTCTGCGTCAACAACCTCTCCCGGTTCCCGCAGCCGATCGAGCTGGACCTGCGTCAGTACCAGGGTGTCGAACCCGTCGAGTTGCTCGGCGGCGTCCACTTCCCGACCATCGGTGAGCTGCCGTACCTGCTCACCCTCGGCGCGCACGGCTTCTACTGGTTCCGGCTGCCGGTCAATCGTGAGGAGAGCTCTTCGTGA
- the arfC gene encoding channel accessory protein ArfC, sunset domain variant produces MSWLFRHNWLWEVLAFLLGAVITWILLIRRDPRMTTPATARVATTPLARTAPPARTAPEPTRPKPEQPAIKVETPAAKVEPPAPKAEPRVPKAESPAPKAEAATLFDVQAEDQTDGVDAEVGPYGPGSIASPADGSVPDGYTVKGNAQSMLFHTTDSPYYGRTKPEVWFRTEADAAAAGFTKYERRRKK; encoded by the coding sequence ATGTCCTGGTTATTTCGGCACAACTGGCTCTGGGAGGTCCTCGCCTTCCTCCTCGGCGCCGTCATCACCTGGATCCTCCTGATCCGGCGGGATCCACGAATGACCACTCCCGCAACGGCCCGAGTCGCTACGACTCCCCTAGCCCGTACGGCTCCCCCAGCTCGTACGGCGCCGGAGCCGACCCGGCCGAAGCCCGAACAGCCCGCGATTAAGGTGGAAACGCCTGCGGCCAAGGTGGAACCGCCTGCGCCAAAAGCCGAACCGCGTGTGCCAAAGGCCGAATCCCCCGCACCAAAGGCCGAGGCGGCGACGCTGTTCGACGTACAGGCTGAAGACCAGACGGACGGCGTCGACGCGGAGGTTGGGCCGTACGGGCCGGGGTCGATCGCGTCGCCGGCGGATGGATCGGTGCCTGATGGATACACGGTCAAAGGCAATGCGCAGTCCATGCTGTTCCACACCACCGATTCACCGTATTACGGTCGGACCAAGCCTGAGGTCTGGTTCCGGACCGAGGCGGACGCGGCGGCCGCGGGCTTCACCAAGTACGAACGGCGCCGTAAGAAATAG
- the arfA gene encoding channel-forming protein ArfA/OmpATb, which produces MLWLLALLLVPVLITAVLLSLRTGPIEEDLQRRSMDALASAGIIGAKVEFTGRDARVSIDADIDIEQVRQIVAGVDGVRTVSLDPAFKAQPTPSPSTTPTGGLQVAIEPFAVERTGNNVRVQAIVPDESTEQSLLAAAQPQLLPGGELKDEIEVDATVGRPDLQSIGALLATLARAKGDVSVRYDGKVMTLTGDVPDQATKATAGRAAAAAVPGAVLANELHAPNVKPPREVSVCESPQTWLDRLVAQNPVLFRGGTAETTADGQLTVIRVAELLRQCGSVKVQVSGHTDNLGHPSTSLPLSTDRAVAVKTQLVHLGIAADRITVKGYGHTRPIAANDTQAGRIVNRRAEFRVR; this is translated from the coding sequence GTGCTTTGGCTGCTGGCGTTATTACTCGTCCCGGTGCTGATCACGGCCGTTCTGCTGAGCCTGCGCACCGGTCCGATCGAGGAAGATCTGCAGCGCCGTTCGATGGACGCGCTGGCCTCGGCCGGCATCATCGGCGCCAAGGTCGAGTTCACCGGGCGCGATGCCCGGGTCTCCATCGATGCCGATATCGATATCGAACAGGTCCGGCAGATCGTCGCCGGTGTCGACGGCGTGCGCACGGTCTCGCTCGACCCGGCCTTCAAGGCGCAACCGACTCCGTCGCCGTCCACCACCCCGACGGGCGGCCTCCAGGTGGCGATCGAGCCCTTCGCCGTCGAACGGACGGGCAACAACGTCCGCGTCCAGGCCATCGTGCCCGACGAGTCGACCGAACAATCGTTGCTCGCGGCCGCGCAACCGCAACTATTGCCCGGCGGCGAACTCAAGGACGAGATCGAGGTCGACGCCACCGTCGGCCGGCCAGACCTGCAGTCCATCGGCGCCCTACTCGCCACGTTGGCGCGCGCCAAGGGCGACGTTTCCGTCCGGTACGACGGCAAGGTGATGACGCTCACCGGCGACGTCCCGGACCAGGCCACCAAGGCGACGGCCGGCCGCGCTGCCGCCGCAGCTGTGCCGGGCGCCGTGCTGGCCAACGAACTGCACGCCCCGAACGTCAAACCCCCGCGGGAGGTCAGCGTCTGCGAAAGCCCGCAGACCTGGCTCGACCGGCTGGTCGCGCAGAACCCCGTGCTCTTCCGCGGCGGTACTGCCGAGACCACGGCGGACGGCCAGCTGACCGTGATCCGGGTGGCCGAATTGCTCCGCCAGTGCGGTTCGGTCAAGGTGCAGGTCAGCGGGCACACCGACAACCTCGGCCACCCGTCCACCAGTCTGCCGCTGTCGACCGACCGGGCCGTCGCGGTGAAGACGCAACTGGTCCACCTCGGTATCGCCGCCGACCGGATCACCGTCAAGGGCTATGGGCACACCCGCCCGATCGCCGCCAACGACACCCAGGCCGGCCGGATCGTCAACCGCCGGGCCGAATTCAGGGTCCGCTGA
- a CDS encoding glycoside hydrolase family 18 protein, whose amino-acid sequence MRVRPVSSVLAAVAILGAGLVPAVGTAAASTTITADLPIREVQSTQQDSANAPAAGKRVVGYFTEWGVYDRNYHVKNIKTSGSAAKLTNIVYAFGNTTGGRCTMGDSYAAYDKAYDAAGSVDGVADTWDTGALRGNFNQLRKLKKQYPNIKVVWSFGGWTWSGGFTQAAQNPAAFADSCYKLVEDPRWADVFDGIDIDWEYPNACGLTCDTSGPNAFNNVISALRSRFGTLALVTAAITADGTNGGKIDATNYALAAQKLDWIMPMTYDYFGAFNAQGPTAPHSPLTSYNGIPQAGFHSDGAIQKLKSKGIPASKILLGIGFYGRGWTGVTQAAPGGKATGAAPGKYEAGIEDYKLISTRCPSNGTVGGTAYAYCNGQWWGYDTPATIRNKMVYANNQGLGGAFFWELSGDTTSGALITAVKTIG is encoded by the coding sequence ATGAGAGTCCGCCCAGTCTCATCCGTTCTCGCCGCGGTGGCCATACTCGGCGCCGGGCTCGTCCCGGCCGTCGGGACCGCGGCCGCGTCCACAACCATCACTGCCGACCTCCCGATCCGTGAGGTCCAATCAACCCAGCAGGACTCGGCGAACGCCCCCGCCGCCGGGAAGCGCGTGGTCGGCTACTTCACCGAGTGGGGTGTCTACGACCGGAACTACCACGTCAAGAACATCAAGACGAGTGGTTCGGCCGCGAAGCTGACCAACATCGTCTACGCCTTCGGCAACACCACTGGCGGTCGCTGCACGATGGGCGACTCGTACGCGGCGTACGACAAGGCGTACGACGCAGCAGGTTCTGTAGACGGTGTGGCCGACACCTGGGACACAGGAGCGCTGCGTGGCAACTTCAACCAGCTGCGCAAGCTCAAGAAGCAGTACCCGAACATCAAGGTCGTCTGGTCGTTCGGCGGCTGGACCTGGTCCGGCGGCTTCACCCAGGCCGCGCAGAACCCGGCAGCCTTCGCGGACTCCTGCTACAAGCTGGTCGAGGACCCGCGGTGGGCCGACGTGTTCGACGGCATCGACATCGACTGGGAGTACCCGAACGCGTGCGGGCTCACCTGTGACACCAGCGGCCCGAACGCGTTCAACAACGTCATCAGCGCCTTGCGCAGCCGCTTCGGTACGTTGGCACTAGTGACCGCCGCGATCACCGCGGACGGTACGAACGGCGGCAAGATCGACGCGACCAACTACGCCCTGGCGGCGCAGAAGCTCGACTGGATCATGCCGATGACGTACGACTACTTCGGCGCGTTCAACGCGCAGGGGCCGACGGCACCGCACTCGCCGCTCACGTCGTACAACGGAATCCCGCAGGCTGGGTTCCACAGTGACGGGGCGATCCAGAAGCTGAAGAGCAAGGGCATCCCCGCGTCGAAGATCCTGCTCGGTATCGGCTTCTACGGCCGCGGCTGGACCGGCGTCACCCAGGCGGCTCCGGGCGGTAAGGCGACGGGTGCGGCTCCTGGCAAGTACGAGGCCGGCATCGAGGACTACAAGCTCATCTCGACCCGTTGCCCGTCGAACGGCACGGTCGGCGGTACGGCCTACGCGTACTGCAACGGCCAGTGGTGGGGATACGACACCCCGGCCACCATCCGGAACAAGATGGTCTACGCGAACAACCAGGGTCTCGGCGGCGCCTTCTTCTGGGAGCTGTCGGGTGACACCACCAGCGGCGCGCTGATCACCGCGGTCAAGACGATCGGCTGA
- a CDS encoding winged helix-turn-helix domain-containing protein, whose protein sequence is MRDPAATSLVIGVASTPAERVRLAGLLAGADAFLLVSTPEQARAFLDLTGVQAPEPAATKTELAVVRPPLSVVVSPELQLDIERRILRWRDREVGLTRLEHDFLHCLVAEPGEVWTYQRLHSAVWGNEHLGHGSHIHSVVKRLRRKLARVGANTTIHAIRGVGFHLLPV, encoded by the coding sequence ATGCGAGATCCAGCCGCCACGTCCCTGGTGATCGGTGTCGCGAGCACCCCCGCCGAACGAGTCCGGCTGGCCGGTCTGCTGGCCGGCGCCGACGCGTTCCTGCTGGTCTCGACCCCCGAACAGGCCCGCGCCTTCCTGGACCTGACCGGCGTCCAGGCACCGGAGCCGGCTGCCACCAAGACCGAGCTGGCCGTCGTACGACCGCCGCTGTCCGTCGTGGTGTCACCCGAACTCCAGCTCGACATCGAACGGCGCATCCTGCGCTGGCGTGATCGCGAGGTCGGTCTGACCCGGCTCGAGCACGACTTCCTGCACTGCCTGGTCGCCGAACCAGGAGAGGTGTGGACGTACCAACGGCTGCATTCCGCCGTCTGGGGTAACGAGCATCTCGGCCACGGCTCGCACATCCACTCCGTGGTCAAACGCCTCCGCCGCAAGCTGGCCCGGGTGGGCGCGAACACCACCATCCACGCCATCCGCGGCGTCGGCTTCCACCTACTGCCGGTCTAA